The Acidicapsa ligni genome has a window encoding:
- a CDS encoding multiheme c-type cytochrome, whose product MRITTLFQKALPGLRGGAAFTLLLSALAVACVSGPWNKRIHAAQQSSDLAPHNPPPASAYAGDAACLGCHQQVAESYVHTAHHLTSQAASTESIHGSFSAGANTLKTSNPRLTFEMRQMPDGSFTETADYRTQTGNLQTLTQPIEIVTGSGRKGQTYLYWVGDLLFELPVSYWAANGTWINSPGYKEGTAHFDRPVIPQCLECHASYFESQTPQVNRFNKTELVLGVGCERCHGPAAEHVRREQQSQQTHTRPVAEAIINPAKLTRERQIDVCALCHAGAGLLPAPAPALSFQPGDVLAEYVKAAPIDPDQPLDVHTNQVQLLRQSKCFRSSEMTCTTCHNTHEEQRDAAAFSSKCLGCHSIKACPTYKEQHEAIQTRCVECHMPLQQSKTLFSDNLGEHLTPAVRNHRIAIYPKTQ is encoded by the coding sequence TTGAGAATTACTACCCTCTTTCAGAAGGCTCTTCCTGGACTTCGCGGAGGAGCCGCCTTCACGCTTTTGCTTTCTGCCCTGGCGGTGGCTTGCGTGAGCGGACCGTGGAATAAACGTATTCATGCTGCGCAGCAATCCTCAGATTTAGCCCCACATAATCCCCCTCCAGCATCAGCCTATGCTGGGGATGCGGCATGTCTTGGATGTCACCAACAGGTAGCTGAAAGCTATGTGCACACGGCACATCACCTCACGTCGCAGGCGGCATCCACTGAGTCGATTCACGGGAGTTTCAGCGCGGGGGCTAATACGCTGAAAACCTCCAACCCTCGTTTAACTTTCGAAATGCGCCAGATGCCGGATGGTTCCTTTACCGAAACGGCCGACTATCGTACGCAAACTGGCAATCTCCAAACTCTCACGCAACCCATCGAAATCGTGACTGGCTCTGGCCGTAAGGGACAGACGTATCTATATTGGGTAGGCGATCTCTTGTTCGAGTTGCCGGTCTCATATTGGGCCGCTAATGGCACATGGATTAACAGTCCCGGCTATAAAGAGGGAACAGCTCATTTTGATCGCCCCGTCATACCGCAGTGCCTCGAATGCCATGCATCTTATTTCGAATCTCAAACTCCACAGGTGAACCGCTTCAACAAGACGGAGTTGGTTCTGGGCGTTGGCTGCGAACGCTGCCATGGCCCGGCTGCCGAACACGTGCGAAGAGAACAACAAAGTCAGCAGACGCATACCCGCCCTGTAGCCGAAGCGATTATTAATCCGGCCAAGCTTACGCGTGAGAGACAAATCGATGTCTGCGCACTATGCCACGCAGGAGCAGGCCTGTTACCCGCCCCTGCACCAGCACTGTCGTTTCAGCCGGGAGACGTTCTCGCTGAGTATGTTAAGGCCGCACCGATTGATCCAGATCAGCCTCTGGACGTGCATACAAATCAGGTCCAATTGCTTCGCCAAAGCAAGTGTTTCCGGTCAAGCGAGATGACATGCACGACATGCCACAACACGCATGAAGAGCAGCGGGATGCGGCTGCCTTCTCGTCCAAATGTCTTGGATGCCATTCTATAAAAGCCTGTCCTACCTACAAGGAGCAGCATGAAGCTATCCAGACGCGCTGCGTGGAATGCCACATGCCTCTCCAGCAATCCAAGACACTTTTCTCCGACAATCTGGGAGAGCATCTGACGCCTGCAGTTCGCAATCACCGTATCGCGATTTATCCCAAGACCCAGTAA